One Streptomyces sp. NBC_01237 genomic region harbors:
- the hemW gene encoding radical SAM family heme chaperone HemW: protein MDGMPSVLPDGEPVPDDGALPRHALEGAADRPLGFYLHVPYCATRCGYCDFNTYTATELRGSGGALASRDNYAAHLIEEVRQARKVLGDDPRPVRTVFVGGGTPTLLPAADLVRMLGAIRDEFGLADDAEITTEANPESVDPAYLAALREGGFNRVSFGMQSARQHVLKILDRTHTPGRPEACVAEARAAGFDHVNLDLIYGTPGESDDDWRASLDAAIGAGPDHVSAYALIVEEGTQLARRIRRGEIPMTDDDAHADRYLIADEAMAAAGFSWYEVSNWARTPEGRCLHNELYWRGADWWGAGPGAHSHVGGVRWWNVKHPGAYAQALAEGRSPGAGREILAAEDRRVERILLELRLLEGCPLSLLRPDGLAASRRALADGLLQAGPYEEGRAVLTLRGRLLADAVVRDLVD from the coding sequence ATGGACGGTATGCCTTCCGTACTGCCCGATGGTGAGCCCGTGCCCGACGACGGGGCGCTGCCCCGCCATGCCCTGGAAGGCGCCGCCGACCGACCGCTCGGCTTCTATCTGCATGTGCCCTACTGCGCCACCCGCTGCGGCTACTGCGACTTCAACACCTACACCGCCACCGAGCTGCGCGGCTCCGGCGGCGCCCTGGCCTCCCGCGACAACTACGCCGCGCACCTGATCGAGGAGGTCCGCCAGGCCCGCAAGGTCCTGGGCGACGACCCCCGGCCGGTCCGGACCGTGTTCGTCGGCGGCGGCACCCCCACGCTGCTGCCCGCCGCCGATCTCGTACGCATGCTGGGGGCGATCCGCGACGAGTTCGGGCTCGCGGACGATGCCGAGATCACCACCGAGGCCAATCCGGAGTCCGTCGATCCGGCCTATCTGGCGGCCCTGCGCGAAGGCGGCTTCAACCGGGTCTCCTTCGGCATGCAGAGCGCCCGGCAGCACGTGCTGAAGATCCTGGACCGTACGCACACCCCCGGCCGCCCCGAAGCGTGTGTCGCCGAGGCCAGGGCGGCGGGCTTCGACCACGTCAACCTGGACCTGATCTACGGCACCCCCGGCGAGTCCGACGACGACTGGCGGGCCTCCCTGGACGCGGCCATCGGCGCCGGCCCCGACCATGTGTCGGCCTACGCCCTGATCGTCGAGGAGGGCACCCAGCTCGCCCGGCGCATCCGGCGCGGCGAGATCCCGATGACCGACGACGACGCGCACGCCGACCGGTATCTGATCGCGGACGAGGCGATGGCCGCCGCGGGCTTCTCCTGGTACGAGGTGTCCAACTGGGCCCGGACACCCGAAGGCCGGTGCCTGCACAACGAGCTGTACTGGCGCGGCGCCGACTGGTGGGGCGCCGGGCCGGGCGCGCACAGCCACGTGGGTGGGGTGCGCTGGTGGAACGTGAAGCACCCGGGGGCGTACGCACAGGCGCTCGCCGAGGGCCGCTCGCCCGGGGCGGGGCGCGAGATCCTCGCCGCCGAGGACCGCCGGGTCGAGCGGATCCTGCTGGAGCTGCGGCTGCTCGAAGGGTGCCCGCTGTCGCTGCTCAGGCCGGACGGCCTCGCGGCCTCGCGACGGGCCCTCGCGGACGGGCTGCTGCAGGCCGGTCCGTACGAGGAGGGGCGTGCGGTCCTCACCCTGCGGGGGCGGCTGCTGGCCGACGCGGTGGTGCGGGACCTGGTGGACTGA
- the hrcA gene encoding heat-inducible transcriptional repressor HrcA, whose translation MLSERRLEVLRAIVQDYVGTEEPVGSKALTERHKLGVSPATIRNDMAVLEDEGFIAQPHTSAGRIPTDKGYRLFVDRLAGVKPLSSPERRAIQNFLDGAVDLDDVVGRTVRLLAQLTRQVAVVQYPSLTRSTVRHVELLALAPARLMLVLITDTGRVEQRMIDCPAPFGETSLADLRARLNSRVVGRRFADVPQLVQELPESFDSEDRATVSTVLSVLLETLVEETEERLMIGGTSNLTRFGHDFPVMIRPVLEALEEQVVLLKLLGEATDSGMTVRIGHENAHEGLNSTSVVAVGYGSGDEAVAKLGVVGPTRMDYPGTMGAVRAVARYVGQILADS comes from the coding sequence ATGCTCAGCGAACGCAGACTCGAAGTGCTGCGCGCCATCGTCCAGGACTATGTCGGCACCGAGGAGCCCGTCGGCTCCAAGGCGCTCACGGAGCGGCACAAGCTCGGGGTCTCCCCGGCCACCATCCGCAACGACATGGCCGTGCTGGAGGACGAGGGATTCATCGCCCAGCCGCACACGAGCGCGGGGCGCATCCCGACGGACAAGGGCTACCGGCTCTTCGTCGACCGGCTGGCGGGCGTCAAGCCGCTGTCCTCGCCGGAGCGCCGTGCCATCCAGAATTTCCTCGACGGCGCGGTCGACCTCGACGATGTCGTGGGCCGCACCGTACGGCTGCTCGCGCAGCTGACCCGGCAGGTCGCCGTCGTGCAGTACCCCTCGCTGACCCGCTCGACGGTGCGGCACGTGGAGCTGCTGGCGCTGGCTCCAGCCCGGCTGATGCTGGTCCTGATCACCGACACCGGCCGGGTCGAACAGCGTATGATCGACTGCCCCGCGCCGTTCGGTGAGACCTCTCTCGCCGATCTGCGGGCCCGGCTCAACAGCCGGGTCGTCGGACGCCGCTTCGCGGATGTTCCGCAACTGGTGCAGGAGCTGCCGGAATCCTTCGACAGCGAGGACCGGGCCACCGTCTCCACGGTGCTCTCCGTCCTTCTCGAAACGCTGGTCGAGGAGACGGAGGAGCGGCTGATGATCGGCGGCACCTCCAACCTCACCCGCTTCGGGCACGACTTCCCGGTGATGATCCGGCCGGTGCTGGAAGCACTGGAGGAGCAGGTCGTGCTGCTGAAGCTGCTCGGTGAGGCAACGGACTCGGGCATGACCGTACGTATCGGGCACGAGAACGCCCATGAGGGGCTCAACTCCACGTCCGTCGTCGCGGTCGGCTACGGTTCGGGCGACGAGGCAGTCGCCAAACTCGGCGTGGTCGGACCGACCCGCATGGACTACCCCGGAACGATGGGAGCGGTACGCGCAGTGGCACGTTACGTCGGACAGATCCTGGCGGATTCGTAA
- a CDS encoding MBL fold metallo-hydrolase, which translates to MDVSWEEFGWERLGNGVGRRRLPGWDATVALVAGAGAALLYDTGSTLREGVELRTQAEALLGRRVTHIALSHPHFDHVLGTAAFAGAQVYGAVGIAGLLSSGADGLRASAVRHGVPEEQAAQAVDVLVAPHHEVRGEWTLDLGGGRQVLLADVGPAHSGHDLAALVPGPDGEPAVVLCGDLVEESGEPQAGRDAVVSRWPAALDRLLALGGEDALYVPGHGAVVDAAFVRAQRDRLAERFGVS; encoded by the coding sequence ATGGACGTCTCTTGGGAAGAGTTCGGCTGGGAGCGGTTGGGCAACGGTGTGGGCCGGCGGCGCCTTCCCGGGTGGGATGCGACGGTCGCGCTGGTGGCCGGGGCGGGCGCGGCGCTGCTCTACGACACCGGGTCGACGCTGCGTGAGGGCGTCGAGCTGCGGACGCAGGCGGAGGCGTTGCTCGGCCGGAGGGTGACACATATCGCACTGAGCCACCCGCATTTCGATCATGTACTGGGCACCGCGGCGTTCGCCGGGGCCCAGGTGTACGGGGCGGTCGGCATCGCCGGTCTCCTCAGCAGCGGCGCGGACGGTCTGCGCGCCTCCGCGGTACGCCACGGGGTGCCCGAGGAGCAGGCGGCGCAGGCGGTGGATGTCCTGGTGGCCCCGCACCACGAGGTGCGCGGGGAGTGGACGCTCGACCTCGGGGGCGGCCGGCAGGTGCTGCTGGCCGATGTCGGTCCGGCGCACAGCGGCCACGATCTGGCGGCGCTGGTGCCGGGGCCGGACGGGGAGCCGGCGGTGGTGCTCTGCGGCGACCTGGTCGAGGAGTCCGGCGAACCGCAGGCGGGCCGGGACGCGGTCGTCTCCCGCTGGCCGGCCGCGCTGGACAGGCTGCTGGCGCTGGGCGGCGAGGACGCGCTGTACGTGCCGGGGCACGGGGCGGTGGTGGACGCGGCGTTCGTACGGGCACAGCGGGACCGGCTGGCGGAGCGCTTCGGCGTGTCGTGA
- a CDS encoding ABC transporter substrate-binding protein produces the protein MTREVWQDSAENEAASAVFHLMQQLIDQYKVNRPVMPLVVAQAAEADAGPEIDARVEQIVLQIHRANQLRRVPVKLLDGEGRTPYDAALDMVRRLSEEPWETRESSQYKPFSFPRSRLLGAIEQATTTVLAQPGGRSARGREERILEQLGRLRWRASRSGANNWWDSLRASVRPETFMGAVFIAVLSVLLGEIGWLLTALVAAVALLGLAVVRLLSSAAPPLLWLRRASRWFATTSSLAASSTGYPSDGWSRFSPSGSWRVIRARAAAVAERVADARAGDEHARQFHLELRVQALLEDLLHNYRPHTLDWRRSKRTVPPVVFLPTATQDNGGILLINAMNSVRSRRSEVDPLLLLASLPAAGIMRHTPPLPADPPPASGPTFSAAARARYERWVDDLSLGQSPVAAATLAWVLRLPLSTGKLTHEHAHAELVTYRVRRTWAWWVMSRAAVALVLVGSLLGTFLWSEHWRKEYCHGPLTDRNTDAIWSGSGKDKECVGVATSPEVLFAKGNKLALNGVGAGISFERVEKAIRDENADIGPNENYVTIVYAGPLTARNGDDKLTRKGLEELTGVYLHQRSVNKTLHRPVKLRVLTANGGQDMLHQLTTVDKIIEVAERDPTVVGVVGFGRNTQESAAATGRLRKAGLPLVDTTNSSSDLPRDYPNYFGLAATDEEQAYALGLVARQIAEKLKGGRTAPSAIVLSRELRNGDKDRYTAEQREAGRSMLRKAGFGVGEDVTYKLSGGASLNTPVTTICKLDPVPDALYFAGRVEDVPNLMSGLSQGLCSKKPMTVFTGDDLTKGTFEASTSIAANVTLYHSSLAPLDKGGNQGFYSDARSALADLHPDGELTALSAGTPAYEDELFASGQTVLSYSATAALYDAAARGDTRRSAAETWATLHTVDLNSMPTGTITFSRDKASPAENMHGINIIKVVRPGPDAERTVLCGKPAGVPKPLARQDCKP, from the coding sequence ATGACACGCGAGGTGTGGCAGGACAGTGCGGAGAACGAGGCGGCTTCGGCCGTCTTCCACCTGATGCAGCAGCTGATCGACCAGTACAAGGTCAACCGGCCGGTGATGCCACTGGTCGTCGCACAGGCGGCCGAGGCCGACGCGGGGCCCGAGATCGACGCGCGCGTCGAGCAGATCGTGCTCCAGATCCACCGGGCCAATCAGCTGCGCCGGGTCCCGGTGAAGCTGCTCGACGGCGAGGGCCGGACCCCGTACGACGCGGCGCTCGACATGGTGCGCAGGCTGAGCGAGGAGCCCTGGGAGACCCGGGAGAGCTCGCAGTACAAGCCGTTCTCCTTCCCCCGCTCACGCCTCCTCGGTGCCATCGAGCAGGCCACCACGACGGTGCTCGCGCAGCCCGGCGGGCGCTCGGCGCGTGGACGTGAGGAAAGGATTCTTGAGCAGCTGGGCAGGCTGCGCTGGCGGGCGAGCCGGTCGGGGGCCAACAACTGGTGGGACTCGCTGCGGGCCTCGGTGCGGCCGGAGACCTTCATGGGCGCCGTCTTCATCGCCGTGCTCAGCGTGCTGCTCGGCGAGATCGGCTGGCTGCTGACCGCCCTGGTGGCGGCCGTCGCCCTGCTCGGCCTGGCCGTCGTACGGCTGCTGAGCAGCGCCGCGCCGCCGCTACTGTGGCTGCGCCGGGCCAGCCGGTGGTTCGCGACCACCTCCTCCCTGGCCGCCTCCAGTACGGGGTACCCCTCCGACGGCTGGTCCCGGTTCTCGCCGAGCGGTTCCTGGCGGGTGATCCGGGCCCGCGCGGCGGCGGTCGCCGAGCGGGTGGCCGACGCGCGGGCGGGGGACGAGCACGCGCGCCAGTTCCATCTGGAGCTGCGGGTCCAGGCCCTGCTGGAGGACCTGCTGCACAACTACCGGCCGCACACGCTGGACTGGCGGCGCAGCAAGCGGACGGTCCCGCCGGTGGTGTTCCTGCCCACGGCCACCCAGGACAACGGCGGCATCCTGCTGATCAACGCGATGAACAGCGTACGGTCGCGGCGCAGCGAGGTGGACCCGCTGCTGCTGCTGGCGTCCCTGCCCGCCGCCGGGATCATGCGGCACACCCCGCCGCTGCCCGCGGACCCGCCGCCCGCGAGCGGGCCCACCTTCTCCGCGGCGGCGCGGGCCCGTTACGAGCGCTGGGTCGACGATCTGAGCCTGGGCCAGTCCCCCGTCGCGGCCGCGACGCTGGCGTGGGTGCTCCGGCTGCCGCTGTCCACCGGCAAGCTGACCCATGAGCACGCGCACGCGGAACTCGTCACCTACCGGGTCCGGCGGACCTGGGCGTGGTGGGTGATGTCCAGGGCGGCCGTCGCGCTCGTCCTCGTCGGGAGCCTGCTGGGAACCTTCCTGTGGAGCGAGCACTGGCGGAAGGAGTACTGCCACGGCCCGCTGACCGACCGCAACACGGACGCGATCTGGAGCGGTTCGGGGAAGGACAAGGAGTGCGTGGGGGTGGCCACCTCCCCCGAGGTGCTCTTCGCCAAGGGCAACAAGCTGGCACTGAACGGTGTGGGCGCGGGCATCAGCTTCGAGCGCGTCGAGAAGGCGATCCGCGACGAGAACGCGGACATCGGGCCGAACGAGAACTACGTCACCATCGTCTACGCGGGGCCGCTCACCGCGCGGAACGGCGACGACAAGCTCACCCGCAAGGGGCTGGAGGAGCTGACCGGCGTCTATCTGCACCAGCGTTCGGTGAACAAGACGTTGCACCGGCCCGTCAAGCTGCGGGTCCTCACGGCCAACGGCGGTCAGGACATGCTCCATCAGCTGACCACGGTGGACAAGATCATAGAGGTGGCGGAGCGGGACCCGACCGTGGTCGGCGTGGTCGGCTTCGGCCGCAACACGCAGGAGAGCGCGGCGGCCACCGGCCGGCTCCGGAAAGCCGGTCTGCCGCTGGTCGACACCACCAATTCGAGCAGCGATCTGCCCCGGGACTACCCGAACTACTTCGGTCTCGCCGCGACCGACGAGGAGCAGGCGTACGCCCTCGGTCTGGTCGCCCGGCAGATCGCCGAGAAGCTCAAGGGCGGGAGGACCGCCCCGAGCGCGATCGTCCTTTCCCGGGAACTGCGCAACGGCGACAAGGACCGGTACACGGCCGAGCAGCGCGAGGCGGGCAGGTCGATGCTCCGCAAGGCGGGGTTCGGCGTGGGCGAGGACGTCACGTACAAGCTCTCCGGCGGCGCCAGCCTCAACACCCCGGTGACCACGATCTGCAAGCTGGACCCGGTGCCCGACGCGCTGTACTTCGCCGGACGGGTCGAGGACGTCCCGAACCTGATGAGCGGCCTCTCGCAGGGGCTCTGCTCCAAGAAGCCCATGACGGTGTTCACGGGGGACGATCTGACGAAGGGCACCTTCGAGGCCAGCACGTCCATCGCGGCGAACGTGACGCTCTACCACAGCTCGCTGGCCCCGCTGGACAAGGGCGGCAATCAGGGCTTCTACAGCGATGCCCGCAGCGCGCTGGCCGACCTGCACCCCGACGGGGAGCTGACGGCCCTGTCGGCGGGCACACCCGCCTATGAGGACGAGCTGTTCGCCAGCGGTCAGACCGTGCTCTCCTACAGCGCGACGGCCGCGCTGTACGACGCCGCCGCCCGGGGGGACACCCGGCGAAGCGCGGCGGAGACCTGGGCGACGCTGCACACGGTGGACCTCAACAGCATGCCCACGGGGACGATCACCTTCAGCAGGGACAAGGCGTCGCCCGCCGAGAACATGCACGGCATCAACATCATCAAGGTGGTCCGCCCCGGACCGGACGCCGAACGGACCGTCCTGTGCGGCAAACCGGCGGGCGTACCGAAGCCGCTGGCCCGCCAGGACTGCAAGCCGTAG
- a CDS encoding DUF3097 domain-containing protein, which yields MRSYQPDLTPPWKKSVPAPEVPAEPDLVVEEVSTGFCGAVIRCEKTAQGPTVTLEDRFGKHRVFPMEPRGFLLEGRVVTLVRPSAAGPVRPARTASGSVAVPGARARVARAGRIYVEGRHDAELVERVWGDDLRIEGVVVEYLEGIDDLPAIVREFSPGPDARLGVLVDHLVPGSKESRIAGQVSDANVLVVGHPYIDVWEAVKPSSVGIAGWPVVPRGQDWKTGVCRSLGWPENTGAAWQHILSKVHSYRDLEPQLLGRVEELIDFVTLPG from the coding sequence ATGCGCAGCTATCAGCCGGACCTGACCCCGCCGTGGAAGAAGTCCGTCCCCGCCCCGGAGGTCCCCGCCGAGCCCGATCTGGTCGTGGAGGAGGTCTCCACCGGCTTCTGCGGTGCGGTGATCCGCTGCGAGAAGACGGCCCAGGGGCCGACGGTCACCCTGGAGGACCGCTTCGGCAAGCACCGGGTGTTCCCGATGGAGCCGCGTGGCTTCCTGCTGGAGGGCCGGGTCGTCACGCTCGTACGCCCCTCGGCCGCCGGTCCTGTGCGGCCGGCCCGTACGGCGTCCGGTTCGGTGGCGGTGCCCGGCGCGCGGGCCCGGGTGGCGCGGGCCGGGCGGATCTATGTGGAGGGCCGGCACGACGCGGAGCTGGTCGAGCGGGTGTGGGGCGACGACCTGCGGATCGAGGGTGTGGTGGTCGAGTACCTGGAGGGCATCGACGACCTCCCGGCGATCGTGCGCGAGTTCTCACCGGGTCCGGACGCCCGGCTGGGGGTGCTGGTGGACCATCTGGTGCCCGGTTCCAAGGAGTCCCGGATCGCCGGTCAGGTGTCGGACGCGAACGTGCTGGTGGTGGGCCACCCGTACATCGACGTCTGGGAGGCGGTGAAGCCCTCCTCGGTGGGGATCGCGGGCTGGCCGGTGGTGCCGCGCGGCCAGGACTGGAAGACAGGGGTGTGCCGGTCGCTGGGCTGGCCGGAGAACACCGGGGCGGCCTGGCAGCACATCCTCTCCAAGGTCCACTCCTATCGCGACCTCGAACCACAACTCCTGGGCCGGGTCGAGGAGTTGATCGACTTCGTGACGCTTCCCGGCTGA
- a CDS encoding SpoIIE family protein phosphatase, with product MGPIPLQRDIVHRPVTGGAGQFDDPRLVSRTSLPGIPLAPSAARKFVRAALAEWAGIGVPAAAGFSDRLADDAVTVANELVTNAVVHAGTAVDLLFRLEEAADETPAALVLEVTDHHPARPVSGERSGAAAGPPAERPDPAEYGRGLQLVATLAESWGITYRTGLKTVWARLSVDEWSAPPGPSEEDTLRCGLRAAEILAPTVRRAERDDAGWDNRGALSFLAEASDLLAGQLDEDLVAAIAGQLLVPRLADWCAIWLESEGGGPAAAPRLARVWHHDETDTEALRSVLEKEPLRLPGSAGSGPVPMPWPTDGGPEAAERHGSPDGGTGTDERHGPPDGGTGTDERHGSPDGGSPDGGAPEEEPDARPGGRDGAALAYRITAGGRTLGAVLVGREGVARVPDEVAALIEDFVRRLGLAVGAARAYTRQATISRILQRGLLPSKVAEIPGVTSALVYEPSDDGVVGGDFYDIFPCPGDRWCFVLGDVQGSGPEAAVVTGLARPWLRLLSREGFGVGEVLDRLNRLLLDDAMEAAEAAALMVAAAGGQQLQDGSQSRFLSLLYGEIVPLPDGGVRCTVASAGHPLPLLLRPDGSVRPAADPQVLLGVVEDVAYESQSFDLAPGDALLCVTDGVTERRSGRLLFDDGDGLARVLSGCAGLPAETIADRIKRAVHEFAELPPDDDVALMVLRAD from the coding sequence GTGGGGCCCATTCCCTTGCAGCGGGACATCGTGCACCGTCCCGTCACCGGCGGTGCCGGTCAGTTCGACGACCCGCGCCTGGTCAGCCGTACCAGCCTGCCCGGAATACCGCTTGCCCCGTCCGCGGCGCGCAAGTTCGTGCGCGCCGCGCTCGCGGAGTGGGCCGGGATCGGCGTACCCGCGGCCGCGGGCTTCAGCGACCGGCTGGCCGATGACGCGGTGACCGTCGCCAATGAGCTGGTCACCAACGCGGTCGTGCACGCCGGGACGGCCGTCGACCTGCTCTTCCGGCTGGAGGAAGCGGCCGACGAGACACCCGCCGCCCTCGTGCTGGAGGTCACCGACCACCACCCGGCCCGCCCGGTGAGCGGCGAACGGTCCGGGGCCGCGGCCGGCCCTCCGGCGGAGCGGCCCGACCCCGCCGAGTACGGCCGCGGCCTCCAGCTCGTCGCCACCCTCGCCGAATCCTGGGGCATCACCTACCGCACCGGCCTCAAGACCGTCTGGGCCCGCCTGTCCGTCGACGAGTGGAGCGCCCCGCCGGGACCGTCCGAGGAGGACACGCTGCGGTGCGGCCTGCGGGCCGCCGAGATCCTCGCCCCCACCGTCCGGCGCGCCGAACGCGACGACGCGGGCTGGGACAACCGGGGCGCGCTCTCCTTCCTCGCCGAGGCGTCCGACCTGCTGGCGGGCCAGCTCGACGAGGACCTCGTGGCGGCCATAGCGGGACAGCTGCTGGTGCCCAGGCTCGCGGACTGGTGCGCGATCTGGCTGGAGAGCGAGGGCGGCGGGCCCGCGGCGGCACCCCGGCTCGCCCGCGTCTGGCACCACGACGAGACGGACACCGAGGCGCTGCGCTCGGTGCTGGAGAAGGAACCCCTCCGGCTGCCCGGCAGCGCCGGCTCCGGGCCCGTACCCATGCCCTGGCCCACGGACGGCGGTCCGGAGGCCGCCGAGCGGCACGGATCGCCGGACGGTGGCACAGGGACCGACGAGCGGCACGGGCCGCCGGACGGCGGCACAGGGACCGACGAGCGGCACGGATCGCCGGACGGCGGGTCACCGGACGGTGGCGCTCCCGAGGAGGAACCGGACGCCCGGCCCGGCGGCCGTGACGGGGCCGCCCTCGCCTACCGGATCACCGCGGGCGGCCGCACGCTCGGCGCCGTCCTCGTCGGACGGGAAGGCGTCGCCCGGGTCCCCGACGAGGTGGCCGCGCTGATCGAGGACTTCGTCCGCCGCCTCGGCCTCGCCGTCGGCGCGGCCCGCGCCTACACCCGGCAGGCCACGATCAGCCGCATCCTCCAGCGCGGACTGCTGCCCAGCAAGGTCGCCGAGATCCCCGGAGTCACCAGCGCCCTGGTGTACGAGCCGAGCGACGACGGCGTGGTCGGGGGTGACTTCTACGACATCTTCCCGTGCCCCGGCGACCGCTGGTGCTTCGTGCTCGGCGACGTCCAGGGCAGTGGCCCCGAGGCCGCCGTCGTCACCGGACTGGCCCGCCCCTGGCTGCGGCTGCTGTCCCGGGAGGGCTTCGGCGTCGGCGAGGTCCTGGACCGGCTCAACCGGCTCCTCCTCGACGACGCCATGGAGGCCGCGGAGGCCGCCGCCCTGATGGTCGCGGCGGCGGGCGGGCAGCAGCTCCAGGACGGCTCCCAGTCCCGGTTCCTGTCCCTGCTGTACGGGGAGATCGTCCCGCTCCCGGACGGCGGGGTGCGCTGCACCGTGGCCAGCGCGGGCCACCCGCTGCCCCTGCTGCTGCGGCCCGACGGCTCCGTACGTCCCGCGGCCGATCCCCAGGTGCTGCTCGGCGTCGTCGAGGACGTCGCGTACGAGAGCCAGAGCTTCGACCTGGCGCCCGGAGACGCCCTGCTCTGCGTGACCGACGGGGTGACCGAGCGGCGTTCGGGGCGGCTCCTGTTCGACGACGGGGACGGGCTCGCGCGGGTGCTCTCCGGATGCGCCGGGCTGCCCGCGGAGACGATCGCCGACCGGATCAAGCGGGCCGTCCACGAGTTCGCCGAGCTGCCGCCGGACGACGACGTGGCCCTGATGGTGCTCCGGGCCGACTGA
- a CDS encoding AMP-dependent synthetase/ligase encodes MSDTQTLIDNRPPSVATLFIDRVAATPDGEAYRYPVPAVSGRGPDEWKSLSWGQAAERVYAIAAGLIALGVEPEERVALASATRVEWILIDLGVMCAGGATTTIYPSTNTEESAFILADSESRVLIAEDAAQLAKAREARAELPNLAHVVVIDPAGAEPVEGDPEGWVLTLADLEARGAEHLAKHPDAVTDRVSAITADQLATLIYTSGTTGRPKGVRLPHDNWSYMAKATVATGLITADDVQYLWLPLAHVFGKVLTSGQIEVGHVTAVDGRIDKIIENLPVVQPTYMAAVPRIFEKVYNGVAAKARAGGGAKYKIFLWAAGVAREYAKVTQDNFRRTGTASVPFALGAKHKVADTLVFAKIREAFGGRLRACVSGSAALAPDIGYFFAGAGVHVLEGYGLTESSAASFCNPGEAYRTGTVGKPLPGTEVRIADDGEVLLRSPGIMQGYHRQPDKTAEVLESDGWLHTGDIGELSVDGYLRITDRKKDLIKTSGGKYVAPAEVEGQFKAVCPFVSNILVHGADRNFCSALIALDGPTILGWAAENGLEGKSYAEVVAAPATVELIEGYVKRLNEGLQRWQTIKKFRLLPRDLDVEHGELTPSLKLKRPVVEREYKQLIEDMYAGSREA; translated from the coding sequence GTGAGCGACACACAGACCTTGATCGATAACCGACCGCCCTCCGTGGCGACTCTCTTCATCGACCGCGTGGCGGCCACCCCGGACGGGGAGGCGTACCGCTATCCGGTGCCCGCCGTCTCGGGCCGGGGCCCCGACGAGTGGAAGTCGCTGAGCTGGGGGCAGGCCGCCGAGCGGGTCTACGCGATCGCCGCCGGGCTGATCGCGCTCGGGGTGGAGCCGGAGGAGCGCGTCGCGCTCGCCTCGGCCACCCGCGTGGAGTGGATCCTCATCGACCTCGGTGTGATGTGCGCGGGCGGCGCGACCACCACGATCTACCCCTCCACGAACACCGAGGAGTCCGCCTTCATCCTGGCCGACTCCGAGAGCCGGGTCCTGATCGCCGAGGACGCCGCGCAACTGGCGAAGGCCCGTGAGGCCCGCGCCGAGCTGCCGAACCTCGCCCATGTCGTCGTCATCGACCCGGCCGGTGCCGAGCCCGTCGAGGGCGATCCGGAAGGCTGGGTCCTCACCCTCGCCGACCTGGAGGCGCGGGGTGCCGAGCACCTGGCGAAGCACCCGGACGCGGTCACCGACCGGGTCTCCGCCATCACGGCCGACCAGCTGGCCACCCTGATCTACACCTCGGGCACCACCGGCCGCCCCAAGGGCGTCCGGCTGCCGCACGACAACTGGTCGTACATGGCCAAGGCCACCGTGGCGACCGGTCTGATCACCGCGGACGACGTCCAGTACCTCTGGCTGCCCCTCGCGCACGTCTTCGGCAAGGTCCTCACCTCCGGGCAGATCGAGGTCGGTCACGTCACCGCGGTCGACGGCCGTATCGACAAGATCATCGAGAATCTGCCGGTCGTCCAGCCGACCTACATGGCCGCCGTCCCCCGGATCTTCGAGAAGGTCTACAACGGGGTCGCCGCCAAGGCGCGGGCCGGTGGCGGCGCCAAGTACAAGATCTTTCTCTGGGCCGCCGGGGTGGCCCGGGAGTACGCGAAGGTCACCCAGGACAACTTCCGGCGCACCGGCACGGCTTCCGTGCCCTTCGCGCTCGGCGCCAAGCACAAGGTCGCCGACACACTCGTCTTCGCCAAGATCCGCGAGGCGTTCGGCGGCCGGCTGCGTGCCTGTGTCTCCGGCTCCGCGGCACTCGCCCCCGATATCGGCTACTTCTTCGCCGGGGCCGGGGTCCACGTCCTGGAGGGCTACGGCCTGACCGAGAGCAGCGCCGCGTCCTTCTGCAACCCGGGCGAGGCCTACCGCACCGGCACCGTCGGCAAGCCGCTCCCCGGCACCGAGGTGCGGATCGCGGACGACGGCGAGGTCCTGCTGCGCAGCCCCGGCATCATGCAGGGCTACCACCGGCAGCCCGACAAGACCGCCGAGGTGCTGGAGTCGGACGGCTGGCTGCACACCGGCGACATCGGCGAGCTCTCCGTCGACGGCTACCTGCGGATCACCGACCGCAAGAAGGACCTGATCAAGACGTCCGGCGGCAAGTACGTCGCCCCGGCGGAGGTCGAGGGCCAGTTCAAGGCGGTGTGCCCGTTCGTCTCCAACATCCTGGTGCACGGCGCGGACCGTAACTTCTGCTCCGCCCTCATCGCGCTCGACGGGCCCACCATCCTCGGCTGGGCCGCCGAGAACGGCCTGGAGGGCAAGTCGTACGCCGAAGTGGTGGCGGCGCCCGCGACGGTCGAACTCATCGAGGGCTATGTGAAGCGCCTCAACGAGGGCCTCCAGCGCTGGCAGACCATCAAGAAGTTCCGCCTGCTGCCGCGTGACCTCGATGTCGAGCACGGCGAGCTGACCCCCAGCCTCAAGCTGAAGCGGCCGGTCGTCGAGCGCGAGTACAAGCAGCTCATCGAGGACATGTACGCGGGCTCGCGCGAGGCGTGA